A window of the Kosakonia sp. BYX6 genome harbors these coding sequences:
- a CDS encoding YkgJ family cysteine cluster protein encodes MQCRPDCGACCTAPSISSPIPGMPNGKPANTPCVQLDAQQRCKIFASPLRPKVCAGLQPSRDMCGANREQAMVYLLDLENQTAP; translated from the coding sequence ATGCAATGCCGCCCGGACTGTGGAGCATGCTGTACCGCCCCGTCCATCAGTAGCCCGATTCCCGGCATGCCCAACGGTAAACCGGCCAATACGCCCTGCGTACAACTTGATGCGCAGCAACGTTGTAAAATCTTCGCTTCGCCACTGCGCCCGAAGGTCTGCGCCGGGCTGCAACCCAGCCGCGATATGTGTGGCGCAAACCGCGAACAAGCCATGGTGTACTTGCTCGATCTTGAAAACCAGACTGCGCCTTAA
- the fruB gene encoding fused PTS fructose transporter subunit IIA/HPr protein, whose amino-acid sequence MFQLSVQDIHPGQQAGNKEDAIRQIAAALVDAGNVADGYVNGMLAREQQTSTYLGNGIAIPHGTTDTRDQVLKTGVKVFQFPQGILWSEGQVAYVAIGIAASSDEHLGLLRQLTHVLSDDSVAAQLQSATTAEELRALLMGEKQSAALKLDNETLSLDVNANSLVTLQALNAARLKEAGAVDAAYVTRAINDQPLNLGQGIWLNDSAEGNLLSAIAVSRAAAPFEVDGESAALLVSVSMADEQPVAVLKRLSDLLLSNKADRLLNADAATLLALLTSDDAIAEDLLTAEFVVRNEHGLHARPGTMLVNTIKQFSSEITVTNLDGSGKPANGRSLMKVVALGVKKGHHLRFTAQGDDAEQALKAIGDAIAAGLGEGV is encoded by the coding sequence ATGTTCCAGTTATCCGTTCAGGACATCCATCCTGGCCAGCAGGCCGGTAATAAAGAAGACGCTATTCGCCAGATCGCTGCGGCGCTGGTCGACGCCGGCAACGTCGCCGACGGCTACGTTAACGGCATGCTTGCGCGCGAGCAGCAGACATCAACCTATCTGGGTAATGGCATTGCCATTCCGCACGGTACTACCGACACACGCGACCAGGTGCTGAAAACCGGCGTGAAAGTTTTCCAGTTCCCGCAGGGCATCCTGTGGAGTGAAGGCCAGGTGGCCTATGTCGCTATCGGTATCGCTGCCAGTTCTGATGAGCACCTCGGTTTGCTGCGTCAGCTGACGCACGTGCTGAGCGACGATTCCGTTGCCGCACAACTGCAATCTGCGACGACCGCAGAAGAGTTGCGCGCCCTGCTGATGGGTGAAAAACAGAGCGCTGCGCTGAAGCTGGACAACGAAACCCTGTCCCTTGACGTTAACGCTAACTCGCTTGTGACCTTACAAGCGCTGAACGCGGCGCGCCTGAAAGAAGCGGGCGCGGTAGATGCCGCTTATGTTACCCGCGCTATCAACGATCAACCCCTGAATCTCGGTCAAGGTATCTGGCTGAACGACAGTGCTGAAGGCAACTTGCTGAGCGCTATTGCGGTAAGCCGCGCCGCTGCGCCTTTTGAAGTCGACGGGGAAAGCGCCGCGCTGCTGGTGAGCGTATCCATGGCTGATGAACAGCCGGTTGCCGTGCTGAAGCGCCTGAGCGACTTGCTGCTGAGCAATAAAGCTGACCGCTTGCTGAATGCCGACGCGGCAACGCTACTGGCGTTGCTGACCAGCGACGATGCCATTGCTGAGGATCTGCTGACGGCAGAATTCGTGGTGCGCAACGAACACGGCCTGCACGCCCGTCCGGGCACCATGCTGGTGAACACCATCAAACAGTTCAGCAGTGAAATCACCGTCACCAACCTTGATGGTTCCGGTAAACCGGCCAATGGACGCAGCCTGATGAAAGTGGTTGCGCTTGGTGTTAAGAAAGGTCACCACCTGCGTTTCACCGCGCAAGGCGATGACGCTGAACAGGCGCTGAAAGCGATTGGCGATGCCATCGCCGCAGGTCTGGGAGAGGGCGTATAA